From a region of the Triticum aestivum cultivar Chinese Spring chromosome 7D, IWGSC CS RefSeq v2.1, whole genome shotgun sequence genome:
- the LOC123165768 gene encoding uncharacterized protein yields the protein MMDTLVSLAGYLAGIAYPVLLWLLVLAAISFVIAIPLPSAMDEHPLLTCIVTIFLTVVVMTTPRDTFVSLAGYLPGIVYPVVVWLLVFAAISFIISIPLPSAMDEHPLLTCTITIFLIVVVMTTPRNTLVSLAGYLPGIVYTLLMWLLVFAAISFVMSLLLPSAMDEHPWLPPTVTILLTVVVMTTPRNTLLSLAGYLSGNVYPLLVWLLVFATISIAINIVYPLLPLPAAMDKYPLLTFTVPIFLTVVLMRTPWDTILDLAGYLLETVYLLLLWLLVFLAISAVVSVLVPSAIKEYPDLAVQFTIGLTVVLRIPALGGTILDIVCLLLVWFLLFYSISAVVGRILVPSAAKKCPMVTFVFVVGLTLLMMRVLWGWGTTVQLPARISLAPTTLPLDELVLDDFVRFPESRQMDLIFRDTEEMKVEHERDMEKIIPGSSLLAEEINDLKHDVLYQGATQRLVIYTVTILIITMGCMIKFFIENADDGLINRCVFERNALAKDALGSFRRHILRYASRISK from the exons ATGATGGATACACTTGTAAGCCTTGCTGGCTACCTAGCCGGAATCGCGTACCCTGTACTGTTGTGGCTGCTGGTGCTTGCCGCCATTAGCTTCGTCATCGCCATACCGCTGCCGTCGGCCATGGACGAACACCCCTTGCTCACCTGCATTGTCACCATCTTCCTGACAGTGGTGGTGATGACAACTCCTCGAGATACATTTGTAAGCCTTGCCGGCTACCTTCCCGGAATCGTGTACCCTGTAGTGGTGTGGCTGCTGGTGTTTGCTGCCATTAGCTTCATCATCTCCATACCGCTGCCGTCGGCCATGGACGAACACCCCTTGCTCACCTG CACTATCACCATCTTCCTCATAGTGGTGGTGATGACAACTCCTCGAAATACACTTGTAAGCCTTGCTGGCTACCTTCCTGGAATCGTGTACACTCTACTGATGTGGCTGCTGGTGTTTGCCGCCATTAGCTTTGTCATGTCCTTACTGCTGCCGTCGGCCATGGACGAGCACCCCTGGCTCCCCCCCACTGTCACCATCTTGCTCACAGTGGTGGTGATGACAACTCCTCGAAATACACTTCTAAGCCTTGCTGGCTACCTGTCCGGAAACGTGTACCCTCTACTGGTGTGGCTGCTGGTGTTTGCCACTATTAGCATCGCCATTAACATCGTGTACCCTCTCTTACCGCTGCCGGCGGCCATGGACAAGTACCCCTTACTCACCTTCACTGTCCCCATCTTCCTAACAGTGGTGCTGATGAGAACGCCATGGGATACAATTCTTGACCTTGCTGGCTACCTTCTGGAGACCGTGTACTTGCTGCTGCTGTGGCTTCTTGTGTTTCTGGCCATTAGCGCAGTTGTTAGTGTCCTTGTGCCGTCAGCCATCAAGGAATACCCTGACTTGGCCGTCCAGTTCACCATCGGCCTCACGGTGGTGCTGAGAATCCCAGCTTTAGGGGGCACAATCCTCGACATCGTGTGCCTGCTGCTGGTGTGGTTTCTGTTGTTCTACTCCATTAGTGCAGTGGTCGGCAGAATACTTGTGCCGTCTGCCGCCAAGAAGTGCCCCATGGTCACCTTTGTGTTCGTGGTCGGCCTCACACTGCTGATGATGAGAGTGCTGTGGGGATGGGGCACAACCGTCCAGCTGCCTGCACGGATCTCTCTAGCTCCCACAACCTTGCCTTTGGACGAGTTGGTTTTGGACGATTTTGTCAGGTTCCCAGAGTCTCGTCAGATGGATCTCATCTTCAGAGACACTGAAGAAATGAAGGTGGAACACGAGAGGGATATGGAGAAGATCATCCCAGGATCCAGTCTGCTTGCGGAGGAGATTAATGACCTTAAGCATGATGTGCTATACCAGGGAGCAACTCAGAGATTGGTTATCTACACGGTTACGATCCTGATTATTACCATGGGCTGCATGATCAAATTCTTTATTGAAAATGCCGATGATGGGTTGATCAATAGATGTGTTTTCGAGAGGAATGCTTTGGCTAAGGATGCGCTGGGCAGTTTTCGTCGGCACATCCTTCGTTATGCCTCGAGGATTTCTAAATAG